From the genome of candidate division WOR-3 bacterium:
TACCAATTTTAACATTTCCCCTTATCATAACATGAGCATCAATATAAGTTCCATCACCTATTTCTACATTTCCCTCTATTATAGAATAAGGACCTATATGTATATTATCTCCCAGTTTAACATTTTCACCAAGAATACAGGTTTTATGAATATTATTCATACATCTGAAATAATAGCTGTAAATGTTCCCTCACAAACAATTCCTTCTTCCTTTAAAGCAAATCCTCTTAATTTACATACCTTACCTTTAAACCTCAAAAGTTCCACTACCATATATAACGTATCACTGGGATAAACAGCCTTTTTAAATTTAACATTTTCAATTCCTGTGAATACGGGAATTTTATTTTTAAGACTGTGTTCCTCCTTAAACCTTTCAAATACCATTATACCTCCTGTCTGAACAATTGCTTCAACTATCAAAACTCCAGGCATTATTTTTCTCTTTGGAAAATGTCCTTTAAAAAACTCCTCGTTATAACTTACATTCTTAATACCAACAATTCTATCCTCTTCAAGAGATAAAACTTTATCAACAAGTAAAAAAGGGTAATCATGAGGTAAAATTTTCCTTATTTCTTCTGAGTCAATCTCCCTTCCATATCCTGAAAAAGCTTCAAGGAAAGGTAAAAATTCTATGTGATCCCTGTGTCCAGTTCCTTCAAAAAGGAATTTACCTTTAAATCTTTTTCCGAGTAAACTTATATCACCAATAACATCAAGAATTTTATGTCTTGCTGGCTCATCTTCAAATGTTAAAATACTTTTATTGATTATATCATTATCTTTAAAAATTATTGCCAAGTTTTCATCTCCGCCTTCAAAAAAACCCTTTTCCTTTAAAGCCTTTGCTTCCTCATAAGTTATAAAGGTTTTACTTGGAGCAATCTCTTTTACATAACTTTCTTTACTGAAAATAAAATCATATCTATATTTTAGATAAGGTTCTCTGGTGAATTTATAACTTATTTCAAAATCCTCTCCTGGTAAAATTGAAATTCTTGAACCATTAAAACTTTTAGAAAAAGCCTTTTTAACTTTATAAAATTCCAACTCCTCTTCCTTTTCTTCAAGACCTTTTTCTAAAATTTTTTCAATAAAAATTTTAGCTGAACCATCAAAAAAGGGAATTTCATCACCTTTTATCTCTATTATAACATCATCAATTCCAGTTCCATAAATAGCTGACATTAGATGTTCTACATATAACACACTATTTTTTTCAAAAATTAAACATGTCCCCCTTTTAGAATAAGAGGGTTCTAATTCTTTTAATGGATAAAATTTGCCTTCAACAAGAAAAAAAATACCCTTTTTTTCATTGGGCTTTAAAATTATTTCACAAATTTCTCCTTTATCAAGTCCTTTACCTTTGAAATTTATTTCTCCCTTTATTGTTTTTCTCTTTTCCATAACAGAAAGACCTTGATTGTAGTTGAATGAATTTCAATTAAATCATTTAAATCAGAAGAATATCCACCACCTAAGGTAATTGCAATACTATATCCCCTTTCAAGTGTAAATTTTCTTACAATTTCATCTCTTTTTTTCAATCCATTCTTTGTTAATTTCAAATTTCCTAAAAGGTCTTTTTCGTAAGGATCAGCACCTGCCTGATATAGAATAAGGTCAAAACTTT
Proteins encoded in this window:
- the fabZ gene encoding 3-hydroxyacyl-ACP dehydratase FabZ, producing MEKRKTIKGEINFKGKGLDKGEICEIILKPNEKKGIFFLVEGKFYPLKELEPSYSKRGTCLIFEKNSVLYVEHLMSAIYGTGIDDVIIEIKGDEIPFFDGSAKIFIEKILEKGLEEKEEELEFYKVKKAFSKSFNGSRISILPGEDFEISYKFTREPYLKYRYDFIFSKESYVKEIAPSKTFITYEEAKALKEKGFFEGGDENLAIIFKDNDIINKSILTFEDEPARHKILDVIGDISLLGKRFKGKFLFEGTGHRDHIEFLPFLEAFSGYGREIDSEEIRKILPHDYPFLLVDKVLSLEEDRIVGIKNVSYNEEFFKGHFPKRKIMPGVLIVEAIVQTGGIMVFERFKEEHSLKNKIPVFTGIENVKFKKAVYPSDTLYMVVELLRFKGKVCKLRGFALKEEGIVCEGTFTAIISDV